One window from the genome of Pseudanabaena yagii GIHE-NHR1 encodes:
- a CDS encoding glycosyltransferase family 4 protein, protein MAGKNHVKTSISIITQFYPPDYAATGQFIYDLAGALAQEGFDVSVFTGMPGYAFRQTNVEHQELSNGVFVRRTGSVHIMSKRIRNKLISSLLFLLRCIIKFRRKSIRGSHLVLTSAPPFLGLIGWFYNKIFGHTYSCIIYDIYPEVAVRLRVVAPNHWIVKFWEFVNRKVWDRAESLIVLSEPMKQLLVQKNKHLADKIHVIHSWADPQFINPIAKLDNWFSNQYGLTDSFVVLYSGNLGRCHDSRTIIKCMQLLSHRADIKFVFIGNGVGSQMIAKAIASGELPNVLQLPYQDREVLPFSLTACDLSLVSILPNVGDTIAPSKIYGILAAGRPVAVICPQDNYLREMVSQGDCGSCFDNGDAQGLADYIRLLAADPLRQIKLGKNARKLLEMHYTIDQAIPKYIEALGLKEQSRSYLEQIHQLHQSQPSFCKHEYF, encoded by the coding sequence ATTTACTGGTATGCCAGGATATGCATTTCGGCAAACCAATGTAGAACATCAAGAACTAAGTAATGGTGTTTTTGTGCGGCGTACTGGTTCAGTACACATTATGTCTAAGCGGATTCGCAATAAACTCATCAGTAGTCTCTTGTTTCTGCTGCGATGCATAATTAAATTTCGGCGTAAAAGTATTCGTGGCTCTCATTTAGTACTTACTTCTGCACCACCCTTTCTCGGTTTAATTGGTTGGTTTTATAACAAGATTTTTGGGCATACCTATAGCTGCATTATTTATGACATTTATCCTGAAGTGGCAGTGCGCCTGAGAGTTGTTGCTCCAAATCATTGGATCGTCAAATTTTGGGAATTTGTAAATCGTAAGGTTTGGGACAGAGCCGAATCATTGATTGTCCTAAGTGAGCCAATGAAGCAGCTATTAGTGCAAAAAAACAAACATCTGGCGGACAAAATTCATGTGATTCATAGCTGGGCAGATCCGCAATTTATCAATCCGATCGCTAAGTTAGACAATTGGTTTTCCAATCAATATGGACTAACCGATAGTTTTGTCGTGCTGTATTCAGGTAACTTAGGTCGTTGTCATGATAGTCGGACAATTATCAAATGTATGCAATTGCTGAGCCATCGTGCTGATATTAAGTTTGTCTTTATCGGTAATGGGGTTGGCTCACAGATGATTGCCAAGGCGATCGCCTCAGGAGAATTGCCAAATGTGCTGCAATTGCCTTATCAAGATCGAGAAGTTTTACCCTTTTCCTTAACCGCCTGTGATCTCTCTTTAGTCAGCATTTTGCCGAATGTCGGTGACACGATCGCCCCATCGAAAATATATGGCATCTTAGCAGCAGGGCGACCTGTGGCGGTAATCTGTCCTCAGGATAATTATTTACGCGAAATGGTTAGTCAAGGAGATTGTGGCAGTTGCTTTGATAATGGTGATGCACAGGGCTTAGCCGATTACATTCGTTTGCTTGCCGCCGATCCTCTTAGACAAATAAAACTTGGCAAGAATGCCCGTAAATTACTGGAAATGCATTACACCATTGACCAAGCGATCCCTAAATATATTGAGGCTTTGGGGTTAAAAGAGCAAAGTCGGTCATACCTTGAGCAAATTCATCAACTACACCAAAGCCAACCGAGTTTTTGTAAACACGAATATTTCTAG